In Nitrospira sp., the following proteins share a genomic window:
- a CDS encoding type II toxin-antitoxin system RelE/ParE family toxin gives MAEIRVLEYLDLQSRSPFAAWFEGLNAVASAKVATALYQLGAGNWSNVKGVGAGVFERKIDAGPGYRIYFGKDGDRLVILLGGSTKQRQQQAIETAKERWVDYRRRTTTKKT, from the coding sequence TACGCGTACTCGAATATCTCGATTTGCAGTCCCGCTCACCCTTTGCCGCATGGTTCGAAGGGCTCAATGCCGTTGCCTCGGCAAAAGTTGCGACGGCGCTGTATCAGCTCGGTGCGGGGAATTGGTCGAATGTGAAAGGGGTTGGGGCCGGAGTCTTCGAGCGAAAGATCGATGCGGGACCAGGCTATCGAATCTATTTCGGCAAGGACGGTGACCGCCTCGTGATCCTGCTGGGTGGCAGCACGAAACAACGTCAGCAACAGGCTATCGAGACGGCCAAAGAACGCTGGGTCGACTATCGCCGTCGTACCACCACCAAGAAGACGTAA